Below is a genomic region from Homo sapiens chromosome X, GRCh38.p14 Primary Assembly.
cgagaagagtgaaactccatctcaaaaacaaaaacaaacaaaacacactatCAACAAGTCACAGCTGAAGCTGTCTGTGCAGCACTCAGCaatccctgccctccctccctcctccacttaCAGCCAGTCACCTTAGTTTGATGGCTTTTTATTCACATTCATGTTTGTATACATTTACCATTTACTTATtatccataaaaatatatattcttcttttgcatgttttaaaattttatatgaatgaCCTCTGTAGTTAACTTTctgcatgcaattttttttttcactctgccCCGATGTGTATGAGGGAACAAATGCCTGAGGCTCTTTCCCAGGTAGCTGAGCTGAAAAGCAATTGGGCTTGAGGAGACCCTTTCCAGCCCCTTCCCATCTACTCACCCTGATTCCCACGGTTAGGGTCATTATCAAAATCATTCCCCTGGAAGTCTGTGACCCGTTTATTACGCATGAAAGATGGGAGGATGGCCTtgaaacctagaaagaagcaaaatGTTTATTCCTTAAGAGACAAGCTTGGGcctggtacggtggctcatgtctgtagtaccaacactttgggaggctaaggctggaggattgcttgaggccaggaattcaaggctgcagtaagctatgattgcactactgcactctagcctaggtgacagattCAGACtgactcaaacaaaaaaaaaaaaaaaagaaagagacaagccGAGAGAAGGTagagtgggtgtgtgtggggtgggggtaggatgGTTGCCGGGATGCCACAGAGACAGTTGGGCTCATCAGAACAGAAGCCTAAGAGAGAGAAACGTGCAGGATCCAGGTATGAGCTCCACTGTGGCCAGTCACTGCCCTCAGCCCTGACAGGATATAGAAGAGCAGAACACCCAGAAGCTGCCTTGCGATTTTTCCCTacacaaaaggaaaatgtgaggTACTTTCTGCAGCCTAAGAAATAGCCAAAGCAGGAAAAGGGATGCTCATGTGTCCCCAGACTTGTCTGTACCTAGAACTTTCTGTTACCTAGTTTAGTCATGGCCTCATACTTTCTCTTCATATACACATAGACGATTTTCTCCGAGACTTTCATCTTTTCCCACTCTTCCTTAGAGAAGTATTTGGCAATATCATCGAaggcctacaaaaaaaaaaaaaaggaattatggcAGGGACTCAGCTAGGCATGTCTGCCATTCAGCTGGAGTCGCTTCCTGTGTGCTGGATCTGGGAAGTGGGGATAATCCTTCCTGGTTGATGCCACGGCTAACTGACAGAACATGAGGGACCTTCCTAGCTTCACCCCTGCCACACTGTCGGGCTTTAATGCTGCTGGCTggctctcctcccaccttccagaaTGGACTGAGAGTCACCAAATGTAGTGCAAGGTCACAGACTTGTCTCCAGGGATGCTAGGTGATGACAGAGTGAGGGTGGGAGGCTCCCAAGGGTCCAGATCTCCCCTGAGACCCTGCTCCTTGTCTCCAGTATCTCTGTCCTCCCCTCCTCAGAAACCGGGTCACCCCACACTGTCCCCTGGGTCACTACTCTGCTCCCTCTAGGTCACCTCACCTTTTGTATCTTCTCTGGTATTTGAGCACCAACCGTGGGTCTCCTTGCAAAGGTGTCATCTCCGTTCATGGCACAGGGAGTAGTCTGACCTGCAAGAGAAACAGATTGAGACTTTCCAGCCGCAGGACCTTTGGTCTTGTGGAGGGAGAAATCAGTGAAGGCCGGCCACTCAGTCACCTGGAATCAGGTGCTGCATTTCTCCATCCGGGGCTTATCTGTCCCTGAGTAAGGATATGGGGAGAAATCAGACGAAAACCAGGAACCAGGGGTCTCTGGGAGAAGTATTGATAGGGGATGACAGGTTTCCTATGGGCAAAGCAGCCTTGAGTCTTTGGGAGGGGGTTGGCTAATGTTGTTAGTAATTTCCCTGGAGCTAGGCTTCCCCTGAAAGATGTATGGACCCTTGTTGGGGAGGCAGGGACATGACTGTGTAATTTTATTCAGTGGGGCATGCTGACACCCCCGCTCAATAAATAAAGGAAGGGAAGTTAGTCCCAGAGATAACGTGGTCTCTTTGGTGATGGATCTGATCAGGCAGAGGGATGGGGGGTTCTGTTCTGCTGAAGAGAAATGAGCATCGCTAATATGAATGTGTTCAGAGGCTATTACTGGGTGATTTGTAAGTTATTAGAACGAAGAGAGCTAGAATTTCTGAGACTACAAGAGCCCGCCATCACTTAGAGAGAATGTGGGGCATTTCAAGTTGCAGcaatcagccaggcgcagtggctcaggcctgtaatcccagcactttgggaggccgaggcgtgcaggtcacttgagcccaggaggtcgagacccggctgggaaacacagcaaaacccccgtctacaaaataaacaaaaagttagctggggtTGGTGGAGCAGGCCTGtaccatcccagcactttggaaggccaaggtgggcggatcgccttagcccaggagcttgagaccaggctCACAAACGTagcaaaaccatctctactaaaaaaaacaaacaaacaaaatttagcaGAAGCggggtggtgcgcgcctgtagtcccaaggcctaggtgagaagatcacttgagcccagcaggaaagatttgagtgattttttttttcagacagggtctcgctctgttgcccagtcgggagtgcactggcgtgatcatggctcactgcaacctccgcctcttgggttcaggcaatccaccagctgtggcttccaaaagtgcagggattacaagtgtaagccaccacccCAGGCCCAAATTTCTTAAGTTACTACAGAGTTCCTAGGAAAAATCCCATACCTGAAAAAGTTAGAAACTGACAGGAAAGATTTGAGATGGCGGTTAGAAACTGACAGGAAAGATTTAAGATGGCGGCCTGCCTCATATACACTCCTTATTAAAACTAGATAGCAAATGCACCACGGAGGAGGGGAGGGGTaggaagaatggaaaaagaaaatcagtgtattCTTACTCTGATTTTGGAAGAATCCAAAGAGAAAATCAGACCGTGCGTACTCTTGAGTATGGAAGAAtcgaaagagagagaaaatcagaGCATGCGTACTCTGAACTTAAAGTAGCGAATCCCAGGGGATGCTTTAGGCGGGAAAATTAGAGTCTCCACCCCCACTTTGAGAAGGTTGTGTCCCTGGAGCCGGGACTGATAGAAGCCACATCCGCTTCGCTTGTTCCGCCTACTGTTCTGACTTCTAATTGGCCAGATGGAGTTCACTAACTGCCCTGATTGGTCCATCATCCTTGGGCAGCGACATTGCAGAATAATGTCTCCTCCTCCAGCCACACCTTGTCGCCACTGCGAAAAAGTGGGTGGTCCTCAGGCGCCGTCAGATTTTGATCTCTCTGAAGACTGTTCCTGGATCTTGGGTTAAAAATCTGGATTCTAGTCTGAActgtgggaagaaaaaaatagtcaatCTGTGATTTTTCTACTTGAAAGCCACAATGTTTTCCAAACTAGCACATTTGCGGAGGTTTGCTATAATTAGTCGTGGAGTTCATTCTTCAGTGGCTTCTATATCTGTTGCCACTGAAAAAACAGTCCAAGGCCCTCCAACCTCTGCTTACATTTTTGAAAGGGAATCTAAGTGTGGTGTGCAGAATTACCATCCTTTACCTGTAGCCCTGGAGAgaggaaaatgtatttacttatgGGATGTGATTGTGGTATTGGTTACATCTGCCTTGGccaatcctcccgcctctgtctcgggactacaggcgcaaaccaccccacccccactaatattttttattttttgattttttaatagagaaggttttgctgtgttggccaggctggtcttgacgtcctgggctcaagcgatcctcccacctcggcctcgggactacaggcattcaccaccctgcctacgcttttttttttttttttttttttaagtagaaaccaggttttgctatgttggccaggctggtctcattggccaggttggtctcatcgtcctgggctcaaggcattcTTCCACCATGGCCtcgagactacaggcatgcactaccctgcctacgattttttttttttttttttttttttttttagtagaaaccatgtttccctatgttggccaggccggcatcaagctcctgggctcaagggatcctcctgcctcaggaccgCAGCCACGCACCACCCTGCCcaagctattttttgttttgttttgtttcgttttagTAGAAACCAGGTttcgatatgttgcccaggctggcctcaatctCTTAGGCTCAGATGATGCTTTCATCTTGGCCtcaggactataggcgtgtgccattCTGCcctgctcatttttattttcatttatttatttatttatttatttatttattttaggagaGGCAGGCTAtcgctttgttggccaggctggtatcaacctcctgggctcaagcaatcctcccaccttggcctcaaaactacaggagtgagccaccccacccacgctatttttttgttgttcttgttgttagtagaaatggggtttcactatgttggccaggctggcctcaacctcctaggctcaagcaatcgtcctgccttggcctcgggactacaggttcacaccaccCCGCCcccactaatatttttaatttttctactagAGACagtttcgctatgttgtccaggctggtctctacctccgggactcaagtgattctcccgcctcggccttgggactacaggcatgcactaccctgccttttgctatgtttcccaggttggtcttgacctcctgggctcactcaatgatttgaacctgggaagccgaggttgcattgagctgagatcacaccactgcactccagcttgagcgacagagcaagactgaaaaaaaaaaaaaaaagaaagaaagagcaagagagagatcaGCGGAATCTCCGTAAGAACAGGGAGCTTTGTGGTATTTTAACTTACCCTTGTCCCATCTCGTGCTCCCAGCTTGGTTCTGTTCATTGCTGATGAAATACAGATAGGATTGGCCAGAACTGGTAGATGGCTGGCTGTTGATCATGAAAATGTCAGACCTGATATAGTCCTCCTTGGAAAGGCCCTTTCTGGAGGTTGATACTCTGTGTCTGCAGTGCTGTGGGATGATGGCTTAATGCTGAGCATTAAGCCAGGGGAACATGGGTCCACATACGGTGGCAATCCACTAGGCTGCTGAGTGACCATCGCAGCCCTTGAGGTTTTAGAACAAGAAAATCTTgctgaaaatgcagaaaaaaaatgggtATTATCGTGAGAAGTGAACCCATGAAGCTACCTTCTGATGTTGTAACTGCCATAAAAGgaacagaattattattattattattatttgagtcagaggttcactctggttgcccaggatggagtgcaatggtgcaatcttggctcactgcaacctctgcctcctgggttcaagcgattctcctacctcagcctcctgagtagctgggattacaggcatgcaccactatgcccagctaatttttgtatttttagtagagacggggtttcgccacgttggccaggctggtctcgaactcctgacttcaggcgatccacccgcctcagcctcccaaagtgttgggattacaggcgtgagccactgtgcccgggaggaaaataattattaaatgctATTGTTATTAAAGAAACCATAGACTGTAATGCTTGGGAGGTGTGTCTATGACTTCGAGATTATGGACTTCTGGCCAAGCCCACCCATGGTGACATCATCAGGTTTCGCCTCTGCTGGTGATCAAGGAGGATGAGATTCGAGAGTCCAGTGAAATCATTAACAAGACCATCTTGCCGTTCTGAGGGTAGCAGCTGTTTTCAGTGGTTCCTGGGAGCCGGCTGGAGACAGGTGGTCCTGTAAAAGCTCTGCTCTAAATGTAGGCACATTCCACTCCCATGTGTCTTCAAAatctttttgtgtatatatgttttttcagTTGATACATAATAGGACAATGTTTATGAACCTGACATTTGCTTTGTAGTGTTAAGAGAATGTAATGGCATCTATATTCAGTGAAAGTGTTTTGATGTGCACGTGTACTTTATAAGGTGAAATGCATCTGTATATACAGACAGCCTTTAAATCACATCCTTCAGTATACTTTATATatgcttttataatttccttgCTGGTATAAAGgttttgtatttgaaaaagataTCTCTAGCGTATTACATAAAAGGCTTCACCTTATAAAGTCAAATCATTGTTTTCATTGAATTTTAGGAACGATCAATGGTTAAGCATATAAAAAatactagtttttttgttttgtttttgtttttgtttttgttttgagacggagtctcaccctgtcacccaggctggagtgcagtggctcgatctccgctcactgcaagctccacctcctgggttcacgccattctcctgcctcagccttccgagtggctgggactacaggtgctcaccaaaacgcctggctaattttttgtatttttagtagagacagggtttcatcgtgttagccaggatggtctcgatctcctgacctcgtgatccgcccgcctcatcctcccaaagtgttgggattacaggcgtgagccactgtgcccggcctataaaatactaatattaaGTAAACTTTATATTGACCAACACCAGGATATAGTCTATGGatgtcattattttgaattaagaATTAGTGTTTAACATTCCTAAATTGTTTTGAGTGCTTGattataatttgtaaaaaaaagtttacttttaatatttctttacattttaaacaaagcttgtatttcagaaaaaaaaacagacagaacatggccgggtgcagtggttcacgcttgtaatcccagcattttgggaggccgaggtgggcagatcacttgaggtcaggagtttgagaccagcctggccaacatggagaaaccccgtctctactaaaagtacaaaaattaaccaggcatggtggcacccgcctgtagtcccagctacatgggaggctgagacaggagaatagctcaaacccaggaggcagaggttgcagtgagctcgagagcgtgccactgcactacagcctaggagacagagtgagaatccctcttgaaaaaaaaaatgtacagtacATTTTCATCACCGCAATGCTATCCCTTGTGCTACTCATTTTTAGTAATACTCTCCTCCCATCCGCCATccctaatccctggcaaccacaaatctgtttTTCGTTTCcacaattttgtcttttctacaATGCTGTACAAGTGAAATCTTATAGTATATCATGTTTTatgggcttatttcactcagcataattccatGGAGATTTCTCCAAgatattgatatttgtgtatcaatagttcattgttgttgttgttgagacagagtctcactctgtcacccaggctagagtgcagtgtctcggctcactgcaacctctgcctcctgggttcaagcaattttccagtctcagcctcccgagtagctctgactacaggtgcgcgccaccacacccgggtaatttttgtatcagtagtaaagatggggtttcaacatactggcaagtctggtcttgaactcctgacatcatcatccgcctgcctcgacctcccaaagtgctgtgataacagggtgagccactgtgccctgacaatagttcatttttattgctgagtagtattccaggGGATGGATGTAGCACAGTTTGACCATTCACTTATTTTAGGACATATTGATTATTTCCACCTATTGGCTATTAcaagtaaagctgctatgaacaattaTGTACAAGTTTCTGGATGggcatacattttaatttctctgaagtgTAATTGTTGAATTGTATGGTcattgcatgtttagttttataagaaactaccaaactgctttccagagtggctgtaagATTTTACCTTCCCAGCAGCACTTAATAAGGtgtccagtttctctgcatccttgtcaccatttggtgttgtcactatgtcttttattttagctattgtaataAGTGTGTAGTGATACCTCATCGTGGTGTTATTCTGCATCTAGTGAAGCAAATgagtgttgaacatcttttcatgtgcttatttgcttatttcctcttcagtgaaatgtatGTTCATATCTTTTCATGATTTTCTAACTggattatttgtttgtattttttaccattgaggtttttattatttttttttcttgagacagagtcttgctctgttacccaggctggagtgcagtggcacgatcttggctcactccaacctccgcctcccaggttcaagtgattctcatgcctcagcctccagagtagctgggattacaggcacgcatcatcatgcttgtctaatttttgtatttttagtagagatgggttttttgccatgttgcccaggctggtcttgaactcctggcctcaaggcatCTGCCCTCCGTCCACCTCgacctttcaaagtgctgggattacaaatgtgagccaccacgctcagcctactgttgagttttgagagtacTATACATATCCATTACATATTCTGGATGTGAGTCCTTTcttggatatgtggtttgcaaacattttctttcagatCATACCATATTTTTTCATCCTTCTAACAAGATTTcttgcagagcaaaagttttaaattggatgaaatctaatttattttttccttatgtatTATGCTTTTTGAACCATTCACTATGCCCTAGATCTCAGACgcttctcctatattttcttgtaaaactttttttttagtttttttgtttgtttgtttgttttttgagatgcattcttgctctgttgcccaggatggagtgcacgatctcggctcactgcaagctccacctcccgggttcacaccattctcctgcctcagcctcccgagtagctgggactacaggcgcctgccaccacacctggctaacttgtttgtatttttagtagagacagggtttcactgtgttagccaggatggtctcgatctcctgacctcgtgatctgcccacctcggcctcccaaagtgctgggattacagacgtgagccaccgtgcccggccttttatagttttatattttagatttaaatctATGATCCACTTGACTTACTTTTTTGTATAAAGGTGTGAAGATTAggcctttttggttttttttttttctttttggcctaTGGCTCTGCAACTgccccagcatcatttgttaagCAGATGATCTTTCCCTATTTTTGTCTCTTGGTAAAAAATCAGTGTGGGGCTATTTCTAGGATTTCTATTTTGTTACagtgatctatgtgtctatttttctcCCAATAATATATAGTCTTGATTCCTGTAGCTATATAAGAAGTATTGAAATATGGTAGAGCAATTCCTCCcaccttattcttctttttcaaaaattgtcttagctatataaatattttttga
It encodes:
- the SSX3 gene encoding protein SSX3 isoform X1 — its product is MNGDDTFARRPTVGAQIPEKIQKAFDDIAKYFSKEEWEKMKVSEKIVYVYMKRKYEAMTKLGFKAILPSFMRNKRVTDFQGNDFDNDPNRGNQVQRPQMTFGRLQGIFPKIMPKKPAEEGNVSKEVPEASGPQNDGKQLCPPGKPTTSEKINMISGVLQRYCRFGSRPLQ